In Pedobacter heparinus DSM 2366, the following are encoded in one genomic region:
- the ybeY gene encoding rRNA maturation RNase YbeY, producing MSKASIHFFTEDTSYRLKNKTQIKDWIRSAIAEEGYVLRELNFILCSDEYLLRINQDYLQHDTYTDVITFDNAEELKTIVGDIFISIERVQENARALKLPVAEELCRVMIHGTLHLLGYKDKGKAAKATMTTREDHHLAKLS from the coding sequence ATGAGTAAAGCCAGCATCCATTTTTTTACTGAAGACACCAGTTATCGCCTCAAAAATAAAACACAGATCAAAGACTGGATCCGATCGGCCATTGCCGAAGAAGGTTATGTCTTAAGGGAACTAAATTTCATTCTTTGCTCTGACGAATATTTATTGCGTATAAACCAGGATTACCTTCAACATGACACCTATACCGATGTAATTACTTTTGACAACGCTGAAGAGCTTAAAACAATTGTGGGCGATATATTTATCAGCATAGAGCGGGTCCAGGAGAACGCCCGGGCGCTAAAGCTGCCGGTAGCCGAGGAATTGTGCCGGGTGATGATCCATGGCACATTGCATTTACTGGGTTATAAAGACAAGGGGAAAGCAGCGAAAGCAACCATGACAACACGGGAAGATCATCATTTGGCCAAACTTTCCTGA
- a CDS encoding ABC-F family ATP-binding cassette domain-containing protein, whose product MSTLIAAENLGHAYHDEWLFKNLTLGIQTGQRVALVGINGAGKSTLLKLLAERFSPLEGKIVKNKSVKIGFLDQEPSFPENYSISDFIFSLENKQQQLIKEYEELIEDPNPDEKTLNRLYEELSEHNAWEYEHEIKTILSRMGINHLQQKIATLSGGQKKRLALAKLLIEDPEIYVLDEPTNHLDIDTIEWLEKLLTSGNKTILLVTHDRYFLDNVCNTIVELDRGKIYNYNGNYAYFLEKKSEREAADESTFQKNKNLLKKELEWMRRMPAARTTKSQSRIDAFYDLEEKTKQRTDNQKVTLNVKMSRQGNKILELDHIGQSFDGKNIINDFSYTFKRADRIGLAGKNGTGKSTLLNIITGYLQPEKGKVSTGDTTVYGYYKQGGLAFNEKERVIDIVKSDAEYIKMADGQTISASQLLTLFLFPPKKQHGMVEKLSGGEKKRLHLMKVLMQNPNFLILDEPTNDLDIDTLNVLEEFLENFPGVLILVSHDRYLLDKMSEQLFIMEGNGAVAIYNGNYSEYRISLDIPKEKPEQKQKQTTASPAPAAAVKKLSYKEQRELEELENRIAAVETELGTLNASLLKTDTSNYLKLQELTKTIETLNAELEEKTERWLILSEA is encoded by the coding sequence TTGAGCACACTTATTGCAGCCGAAAACTTAGGCCATGCTTATCACGACGAATGGCTATTCAAAAATTTAACCCTGGGTATCCAGACCGGGCAACGCGTAGCGTTGGTAGGAATTAATGGTGCCGGAAAAAGCACCTTACTGAAACTCCTTGCGGAAAGGTTCTCTCCTCTTGAAGGAAAAATTGTAAAGAACAAATCTGTAAAAATTGGCTTTCTGGATCAGGAGCCCAGTTTTCCGGAGAATTATTCTATCAGCGATTTCATCTTTTCCCTCGAAAACAAACAGCAGCAGCTGATCAAAGAATATGAGGAACTGATAGAAGATCCGAACCCTGATGAAAAGACTTTAAACCGTTTATATGAGGAGCTGAGCGAGCACAATGCTTGGGAATACGAGCATGAGATCAAAACCATTCTGAGCAGAATGGGCATTAACCACCTGCAGCAAAAGATCGCTACCTTATCAGGCGGACAAAAGAAACGCCTGGCATTGGCCAAACTTTTGATTGAAGACCCTGAGATCTATGTACTGGACGAACCCACCAACCACCTGGACATTGATACCATAGAATGGCTGGAGAAATTACTAACTTCAGGCAACAAGACCATTCTGCTGGTTACCCATGACAGGTATTTTTTAGACAATGTATGCAATACTATTGTAGAGCTTGACCGGGGGAAGATCTACAACTATAACGGAAATTATGCCTATTTCCTGGAAAAGAAATCGGAAAGGGAGGCTGCGGATGAAAGCACATTTCAAAAAAACAAAAACCTGCTGAAGAAAGAGCTGGAATGGATGAGAAGGATGCCGGCAGCACGTACCACCAAATCGCAATCCAGGATAGATGCTTTCTATGACTTAGAGGAAAAAACGAAACAAAGAACTGATAATCAAAAGGTTACATTAAATGTAAAAATGTCCAGACAAGGTAATAAAATACTTGAACTGGATCATATCGGGCAGTCCTTTGATGGCAAAAACATCATTAACGACTTCAGTTATACTTTTAAACGCGCGGATAGAATTGGACTGGCTGGTAAAAACGGGACCGGAAAATCAACTTTACTGAACATCATTACCGGATACTTGCAGCCTGAAAAAGGAAAGGTTAGTACCGGCGATACAACCGTGTATGGTTATTACAAACAGGGCGGACTCGCATTTAATGAAAAAGAGCGTGTAATTGATATTGTGAAATCAGATGCAGAATATATTAAAATGGCCGATGGGCAAACCATCTCTGCTTCGCAACTGTTAACCCTCTTTCTCTTCCCTCCTAAAAAACAACATGGGATGGTAGAGAAGCTGAGCGGTGGTGAAAAGAAAAGGTTGCACCTGATGAAGGTGTTGATGCAAAACCCGAATTTCCTGATCCTGGATGAGCCGACCAATGATCTGGATATTGATACCTTAAATGTACTGGAAGAATTTTTGGAAAACTTTCCGGGCGTATTGATCCTGGTTTCTCACGACCGGTACTTACTGGACAAAATGAGCGAACAATTGTTCATCATGGAAGGCAATGGAGCGGTAGCCATTTACAATGGAAATTATTCGGAATACAGAATAAGTTTAGATATACCTAAAGAAAAACCAGAACAAAAACAGAAACAAACTACAGCCAGCCCCGCTCCTGCAGCTGCAGTAAAAAAATTAAGTTATAAAGAACAACGGGAACTGGAAGAACTGGAGAACAGAATAGCAGCAGTGGAAACTGAGCTCGGTACACTGAATGCTTCCCTGTTGAAAACAGATACATCAAACTATCTAAAGCTGCAGGAACTGACTAAAACTATAGAGACGTTAAACGCGGAGCTGGAAGAAAAAACAGAACGGTGGTTAATACTTTCTGAAGCATAA
- the mnmG gene encoding tRNA uridine-5-carboxymethylaminomethyl(34) synthesis enzyme MnmG, which yields MFKEYDVIVVGGGHAGCEAAAAAANLGSSVLLITMNMETIAQMSCNPAMGGVAKGQIVREIDAMGGYSGIISDKTTLQFRMLNLSKGPAMWSPRTQNDRKRFAEEWRLALERTPNVDFWQDMVGSLLIKDNRVIGVKTAIGVEIKGKAVVLTNGTFLNGLIHIGEKKFGGGRTGEKAATGLTEQLTAFGFEAGRMKTGTPPRVDGRSLNYSLMEEQWGDENPGRFSFTNAELPKEQRCCWITYTNANVHETLKEGFEKSPMFTGRIKGLGPRYCPSIEDKINRFAERERHQIFVEPEGWNTCEIYVNGFSTSLPEDVQYRALTQIPGFENAKMFRPGYAIEYDYFPPTQLSLTLETKLISNLFFAGQINGTTGYEEAASQGFIAGINAHQKVSGQQELIMKRSESYIGVLIDDLVTKGTEEPYRMFTSRAEHRLLLRQDNADIRLSPIAHKLGLISDERLDIVNQKIKNSDTIVAFAKKQGIEMNNANSMLEELGTTPLNQNVKLFSLLSRPQVGMNDVRKVSEPLEGLLKQFDKETIEQAEIKIKYESYFEKEQEIVNKMQKMEDKDINPNFDYSQLVSLSKEAREKLLKIKPRTLGQASRISGVSPSDISVLMVHISK from the coding sequence ATGTTTAAAGAATATGATGTAATTGTGGTGGGCGGAGGCCATGCCGGTTGCGAGGCGGCAGCGGCAGCGGCCAATCTTGGATCATCTGTTTTATTGATTACGATGAACATGGAAACCATCGCGCAGATGAGCTGTAATCCGGCCATGGGCGGCGTTGCCAAAGGTCAGATTGTACGTGAAATTGACGCTATGGGGGGTTACTCTGGTATCATTAGCGACAAAACAACACTCCAATTCCGTATGCTCAACCTTTCTAAAGGACCTGCTATGTGGAGTCCAAGAACGCAAAACGACAGAAAAAGATTCGCAGAAGAATGGAGGCTTGCGCTGGAACGCACGCCGAACGTAGATTTCTGGCAAGATATGGTTGGTAGTTTACTGATCAAAGACAATAGGGTTATTGGGGTTAAAACGGCAATAGGTGTTGAAATAAAAGGTAAAGCCGTAGTGCTTACCAATGGCACATTTTTAAATGGGCTGATCCATATAGGAGAGAAAAAGTTTGGCGGCGGCAGAACAGGAGAAAAAGCTGCAACCGGATTGACTGAACAACTTACAGCATTTGGGTTTGAGGCCGGGAGAATGAAAACCGGTACCCCACCCCGTGTAGATGGACGGTCGTTAAATTATAGTTTGATGGAAGAACAATGGGGAGATGAAAATCCTGGTCGTTTCTCCTTTACAAATGCAGAACTTCCAAAAGAACAGCGCTGCTGCTGGATCACCTATACCAATGCAAATGTACACGAAACTTTAAAAGAGGGATTCGAAAAATCGCCCATGTTTACCGGCCGGATCAAAGGTCTTGGGCCAAGGTATTGCCCTTCTATAGAAGATAAGATCAACCGCTTTGCTGAACGGGAAAGACACCAGATCTTTGTAGAGCCCGAGGGCTGGAACACCTGCGAGATTTACGTAAATGGGTTCTCTACTTCATTACCTGAAGATGTACAATACAGGGCGCTTACCCAGATACCTGGTTTTGAAAATGCCAAAATGTTCCGCCCGGGGTACGCCATAGAATACGATTATTTTCCACCTACGCAGCTGTCTTTAACGCTGGAGACCAAATTGATCAGCAATTTGTTCTTTGCAGGTCAGATAAATGGCACAACTGGTTATGAAGAGGCTGCTAGTCAGGGTTTTATAGCCGGAATCAATGCCCATCAGAAGGTAAGTGGCCAGCAGGAACTCATCATGAAGCGTTCAGAGTCGTACATTGGTGTATTGATCGATGACCTGGTCACTAAAGGGACGGAAGAACCTTACAGGATGTTTACTTCAAGAGCAGAACATCGCTTATTGCTGCGCCAGGATAATGCCGATATCCGCCTCTCTCCTATTGCGCATAAACTGGGTCTGATCAGCGATGAGCGGTTGGATATCGTAAACCAGAAAATAAAAAATTCAGATACCATTGTAGCTTTTGCCAAAAAACAGGGAATTGAAATGAATAACGCAAACTCCATGCTAGAAGAATTGGGAACTACTCCATTAAACCAGAATGTAAAGTTATTCAGCTTACTGAGCCGGCCACAGGTTGGCATGAATGATGTAAGAAAAGTAAGTGAGCCGCTGGAAGGATTACTGAAACAATTTGATAAAGAAACCATAGAGCAGGCAGAAATCAAAATCAAGTATGAAAGCTATTTTGAAAAAGAACAGGAAATTGTGAATAAAATGCAGAAAATGGAAGATAAAGATATCAATCCCAATTTCGATTATTCACAATTGGTATCTTTATCAAAAGAAGCCAGAGAGAAATTGCTTAAGATCAAACCGAGAACATTGGGACAAGCCTCCCGGATTTCAGGTGTTTCACCTTCTGATATCTCTGTTTTAATGGTACACATCAGTAAATAA
- a CDS encoding Ig-like domain-containing protein: MLFYACASMQQPQGGPRDTEPPKILKMSPKNLTVNFTAPKIVIEFDEYFKIQNEFKEFSVSPEMEKAPQLKVKGKKLEVSIQDSLEKNTTYTLNFGKAIGDVNEGNTVKNFTYVFSTGPQLDSLSIKGKVTNSVTGLPELDALVFILPLKRDTLFGKGKPSIFTLTDSSGNYALNNLRKDTYKIYALKEKGGDKIYQQASDEIGFLKDSIFLDKVLDNINLSIFKEDAETFRILDRKLNADGSISFAFNQKLKKPEVVVTDPPALNEGKLIKFSRNNDSLKVWLKDLSFDSTKITIKDQGKELQTVNITRGKKETYTRNLTATDNLEGRLLNPNKPLKLSFNFPLESTDITKISLLEDSVERTGFTLLKDSADFLSYYFRYPWKPKKTYELKFEAGAATAIFNTKNKEFIKTFELANKDDYGTLIVKIVPPETDKSYILEVINESKNVANTLVVTRDTTVRFANYKAGKYWLRITYDTNKNGVWDTGNVKLGRQPERIWNEPKELSIRALWERNETVTIPKE; the protein is encoded by the coding sequence ATGCTCTTTTATGCCTGTGCAAGTATGCAGCAACCACAAGGAGGACCGAGAGATACGGAGCCCCCAAAGATTTTAAAAATGAGCCCTAAAAATTTGACCGTCAATTTTACTGCCCCTAAAATTGTCATTGAGTTTGATGAATATTTTAAAATTCAAAATGAGTTTAAGGAATTTTCCGTTTCACCTGAAATGGAAAAAGCTCCACAGCTAAAAGTCAAAGGTAAAAAACTGGAAGTAAGTATTCAGGACAGCCTGGAAAAGAACACCACCTACACCTTAAATTTCGGCAAGGCCATAGGCGATGTAAATGAAGGCAATACCGTTAAAAACTTTACCTATGTTTTTTCTACCGGCCCCCAGCTTGATTCTTTAAGTATTAAAGGAAAAGTTACCAATTCGGTAACCGGACTGCCTGAACTGGATGCGCTTGTATTTATACTTCCTTTAAAAAGAGATACCCTATTTGGTAAAGGTAAACCATCCATATTTACACTGACAGACAGTAGTGGCAATTATGCATTAAACAACCTGAGAAAAGATACTTATAAGATCTATGCCCTAAAAGAAAAAGGGGGAGATAAGATCTATCAGCAGGCTTCCGACGAGATCGGCTTTTTAAAGGACTCAATTTTTTTAGATAAGGTTCTGGATAACATCAATTTAAGTATTTTTAAAGAAGATGCGGAGACTTTCAGGATATTGGACAGAAAGTTAAATGCAGACGGAAGCATTTCTTTTGCTTTTAACCAGAAACTAAAAAAACCGGAAGTGGTGGTTACAGACCCCCCTGCACTAAATGAGGGTAAACTGATCAAATTTAGCCGGAACAATGACTCATTAAAAGTCTGGCTAAAGGACCTGAGCTTTGATTCTACCAAAATAACCATTAAAGACCAGGGGAAGGAACTGCAGACGGTAAACATTACCCGGGGTAAAAAAGAAACCTATACCCGCAACCTAACGGCCACCGACAATCTTGAGGGACGCCTTTTAAACCCAAACAAGCCATTAAAACTGAGTTTTAATTTTCCCCTGGAAAGCACAGATATCACCAAAATAAGTTTACTGGAAGATTCCGTTGAACGTACAGGATTTACATTGTTAAAAGACAGTGCAGACTTTCTCTCCTACTATTTCAGGTATCCCTGGAAACCCAAAAAGACTTACGAACTAAAATTTGAAGCAGGGGCTGCAACTGCTATATTCAACACCAAGAACAAAGAATTTATCAAAACGTTTGAGCTGGCAAATAAAGACGATTATGGAACATTAATTGTAAAAATAGTTCCGCCCGAGACCGATAAAAGTTACATTCTTGAAGTTATAAATGAAAGCAAAAATGTAGCCAATACCCTGGTGGTGACCAGAGATACGACAGTCAGGTTTGCCAATTACAAAGCAGGCAAATACTGGTTGCGCATTACTTACGACACCAATAAAAACGGAGTATGGGATACCGGAAATGTAAAACTTGGCCGGCAGCCCGAAAGGATCTGGAATGAACCCAAAGAGCTCTCTATAAGGGCCCTCTGGGAAAGGAACGAAACTGTAACTATTCCTAAGGAATAA
- a CDS encoding gamma carbonic anhydrase family protein: MPVILPVKDKEPKWGSDCFIAPNATIVGDVLMGSNCSVWFNAVIRGDVNSITIGNETNIQDGAVIHATYLKASTIIGSRVSIGHNAIVHGCILKDNILVGMGAIVMDNALVEEYCIIAAGSVVLENTRCESGYIYAGTPAKKIKPITEEQRDLLKRLPDNYNLYAEWFK, encoded by the coding sequence ATGCCAGTTATATTGCCAGTTAAAGATAAAGAGCCCAAATGGGGAAGTGATTGTTTTATCGCACCAAATGCAACTATTGTTGGTGATGTGCTGATGGGCAGCAATTGTTCAGTTTGGTTCAATGCCGTGATCAGAGGGGATGTAAACAGCATTACCATAGGAAATGAGACCAACATACAAGATGGTGCAGTAATCCATGCTACTTACCTCAAAGCTTCTACCATTATAGGTAGCAGGGTATCTATAGGTCACAATGCGATTGTTCATGGTTGCATCCTGAAGGATAATATATTGGTGGGCATGGGCGCTATTGTCATGGATAATGCATTGGTAGAGGAGTATTGCATTATTGCTGCCGGTTCGGTGGTGCTTGAAAATACCCGCTGCGAAAGCGGTTATATTTATGCAGGCACGCCCGCAAAGAAAATAAAGCCCATTACAGAGGAGCAAAGAGACTTATTGAAAAGATTACCAGACAATTATAACTTATATGCGGAATGGTTCAAATAG